tccctaggcggtattagcataatcaaggaattctccctagttcatgacattactgtacgtccccgtatcaataaagacaaacaacatttatcgaatgagttaaacgataaaaacattaagcaaaggtgaagaacccaacaattgataaatcaatcatatgcaagcatataaaataaataagaatttggatatatgagagtttcaaaNNNNNNNNNNNNNNNNNNNNNNNNNNNNNNNNNNNNNNNNNNNNNNNNNNNNNNNNNNNNNNNNNNNNNNNNNNNNNNNNNNNNNNNNNNNNNNNNNNNNNNNNNNNNNNNNNNNNNNNNNNNNNNNNNNNNNNNNNNNNNNNNNNNNNNNNNNNNNNNNNNNNNNNNNNcccaacaacctagggtttagttcaccataatcatggtgaatctagatgaaatataatggaagaatggaagaaataaccctaaacttggtagattggagcctaagcatccaaagaacctccttcaaggtgtgtggaatagctctggacgtttctctctgccaaaagaatgtgttttgattcgcactggagctatatataagcccaaaaagataacagaaatattacagaatctagctaataaaaacagacaactgctcaagcgcctaagttcaccgctgagcggtttgcccttgATCGCTCTGGGCGCTCAACAAttcattctggcgctcaacagTTCACTTGACTTTTCTTTTAagcctttttcctcttctttcaccggtctaagtccacctctctttacttccatcttcaattcaccttaaaaccctgcaaaataatgtaaaaacaagcataatatctctaaaaccaacttttgactctcttatcactcaactaagtgttttgcttgattttaagctcattctaagtcataaagggtatgttttaatatcaaatttaagtatgaaaatgacgatttttagaccgttatcaacttCTCAATTCAaaaagtttacatgttattgatgttaaaacttatcttatttttccatgtaagAACAGACGCAAgcacaggagaagattcctctatctgaggatgatcctcttggttCATTGCATCCACTTGCTGAAatccttgaagataagcctttggtggttgaatatgatgttaatgtatttgggagagccTCTAAGGTCCCATTATACCTTCATAGCGAAGATGTCAGAgagcttgcgtcgggaacacaagagttgaatatttccattattcagctatggatgatgtaagtctaggagcaattatttatatataaaattgatttatatatcaagtatccttatatcaaagttaattttttatttcaggtatatgtctaGGGTTAGTAACAAGTTGGGGCgctctgatgattatggattcattgatccccaatccattcatgaatcaaatgattttgatcagatcaacacaaatctcataagaagttttgcaagcggcaagaaaatatattttttgtcgtatatatccgggtaagtgaactttgttaacataattaagttccatatgtgattttaatatataatagttaagttattatgaatttcaggcaccattggcagcttcttgttatttctataCAAGAGAGCTATGatttgtggttctgctcattgcacaggcctcctcccacacatctcagacaagcagttgattggtaagaacatcaatgtttggactttctttgttatataaatgaatgctaaaacctttttttatatatagttctattccaacaagtatgatgatggttgggagatcaattgctaataGTAGAAAGATTtcttggatttctctcaagctttgacatatgctaaagccatactttgttatagttgttttattttaatgttattcactaactatttacaattgTGATGATATATAGTAGTGTAACAGACAtaatgggtcatatgagtgcgaatgctatgtaatgtattggatgacccatattattcgttctcatatcacaagaggctgggaaacagtaatatttaaatctaacaaattttgattttccccaaaattttgaattcatatacactaattaatatcaattgtcttgtgcagagattcaagactactacaccagttcttGAGAAGCCACTTTCATTCATGAGGAAAGTTGTTGCaaagtatatagttagattatataatagttcttAGTTAGTAGATTTATACATTgtatttgattagattgtattttattagactttgtactttatttgatgttaaaatacagttcaacatgtgtttgatctgatgaaattgaatttgaacatgtctttgatatgcaggtctgtttttgtggtagtggatatcacaaaaacagacctgcaatttaaaaaaattgcaggaGAATATGTCGCAGTTGTGGTAGCAACCGCGGTAGAAAgtgggaatatgtcgcggttttGGTATCGGTAGAAAATGGGTtgtcattttactttttttttaaaaaagacttTTGGCCGCGGTTAAGGCatgaaccgcggtctattcctggGTGTTTTACCACGGTTCGAACTGCGGCCTATagtggaacaatttttttttttaaagtacgGGTTATGGTTGTGATTCCTAATACAACTGCGGTCTATAGTCACAGACTTTTTACCGCGGCTGTATATGCCGCGATTCTTAAACCGCGGCGTATAGGGTAAAACAACCGCAGTCGTTTCCCTTTGCTGCACTAGTGAATCTTCATCATATTGCgagtaaaaaatttgtcaaccATCGTCGTTTTAAGCTTTAACGAAGTCTCTAACCATCATTATTAGTTTAAACTTTTGACTACAGCTAAAAAAAAcgataattttaaaactatcactacatacttattttaatcgtCGTTTAGAGTCTAAAATAATgtcataagaaaaataaagattggTTGATTCTCGAAAACcgaattaaaagaaatttgtattATCTATGTAgatacactagtgcaaaaacattgtttaacgtcacccgtaaGACGTCGGTTTGCGTGTAATCCGACATATAGGAgcggacggtggcattatcgtaaataacctggtaaactagacgtcgggTTTATCCAAAAAAAGACGTCTACTAATTTCAAGACGTCAGCACTGCAGCACCCCGACATCTATTGGgatgcatttaatgtttttcacctaattctcaggcgcttagacgtcacgtagtccaaATCTGACGTCTAAGGCATGTCTGGAAGGTGGGAaagacaaaaaatcttcaatgtTGACGTCGGCGTTTCGGGCTACGCGACGTCTATAATACCTGTAATGATTATGTTTACAAAACTCGAGGGCCTGAGACGTCGGCTATTTAGGGCCCCAACGTGtatgttattatagacgtcggtggcccATACCAACAGTCGTGAAAATCCCTGACAGgatatcaaacgtcaatcggttcagcttcctagacgtcggttccccctgacagaaaccgacgtctaatgggtattcaaaaagtcagttttaaatgttcacttggacgtcacattagtacgaaaaccgacgtctagagacgtcggtttctggagaataaccgacgcccaattccattttaaatacaCCGCATCTCTTCgcgacattcagtttctgatatcgatcgtctttctcttctcctttttctcttgccacacctcttctttttctctcttttcggcattctattgttgtttctcatcttcctcctctcctttttctctcttgcttcccaggtgcgtggttttttttttatgcttacagtttaaactttatttagtctttcatctattatcttgtggttgaactgattaaaatttgctttctttgtgttgtgttttagtgcagttttgatcctctctttgggtaacatagtacaacattctccctttgctggtttcctcacaagaagagtggcgatcttttgagttttctatggcttctcgacccaaaatggaacttgggtccttgtctagttctcgtgtcaccgtaacttttttcttttgcggttgaataatgggaagtagtcatggaccaagattcggttttgggttgagatgtcatagaagattcaaaagacgcaagctttttttgtggggaaactagcgagaggagagtgttgcactatgctaccgaaagtctggatcaaaactgcactaaaacacaatgccTTTGTTATATGTCGGTTAGTGtcaggtccgacgtctataaggaacatagacgtcggttagtgtcattttaaacctctatatattcatgtaaacATCGGTTTTATGCATAGGTGGACGCCTATATAgagaaattagacgtcggtgtgggtataagtagacgtctatatggtCGTCGGTGTATatcgttaaccgacgtttatattgaCGTCGGTTAAGAGAATTTCCGACGTTCCATGGACGTCACCTTATAGACGTATGTTGtgtaagtgacgttaaaagcccaaattaattaacgttaaacagcgtttctGTATAGTGATAATAGGTATAGTAGTGAATAAAAATGAGGCCACTAGGGCCTTTAATTTTGGAAAGACCATTGATAATTGTTAGTGATACCAATTTTGGAGAGAAAGTAAGTTGATAATGTGGAAAAAGTgttgagagaaagaaaggaattAGGAAGTAATAAATAGTGTTTTTCCTTGAAGATGAATTGTTGGGCACAGTGAAGAATTGAAATATGAAGTGACTAAGACATAACCGAGGAGAGAAGGCAAATTAAGGTTGTATGCCCCATCTTCACGAGGTTAGTGAAGAAATAATAAAGTTTCTATCTTTCCTTCCCTACACTGTACCCACACAACTCCCTGCACCATATTTAAGATTCTTGTCCCACTCCTATTTCTCCTAACACATaccattttaattcaatttctagCATTCAATTCTTCCCCAGTTTTACACATGGATGATGTAAATACATTTACAACCTGTGGACCCAATTCCTATTCCTATTTTCTTCCCCAAATATTGCATCTTTCAACACCACACTCTCCCATGTAGATCAACAATCATTTCTATGCAAAACTTCACACCATGCTCAGGATAATTCTCCCCTTAtataaatttcacttttaaaGGAAACTTAATCATTTATTGTTGGAGTTTGAGCCAAGTATTAGTTAATTCGGATATTGCATTctaatattttcagaaaaaaaaaaaaaaaaaaaacagagaggtGTTATAGTTGCGATTGGATAGTAACTGCGGTGACCAGAAAAAGCTTCACGAGATACTTGGGATTCTATTACATATTTTCAGCTTCCCTCTCTTAATTCTCATTACTCTTTCATTATTGTATCTCTCCACTTTTCTACCATCTTCCTAATATTGCATCACAAATTCAAATGCCACTACTTTTAATATGTCCAAATCACAATTATAAATTCTATCTCAAACTCTTTTTCTCCACCTTCAAGTTTTGCAATTTCTTACAAACCTTATCCacctattttataatttatttacaactAGTTTGGTTTGATTGCACTTCTAATTTCAATCCTGAATTAATTTTctatgttttagttttctgtttctttttctattttgctTTATAACTTCCAATATTATGAAAATACAACACATAATGATGTGTATTTGGCTGCATTttactgatattttttttctttttacctaaTTTAAACTTATTGTTGGCTTCTCATAGGTCATAGCCTATGCATTTATGATGTGAATTAGACACAATACACTCATCCAAATTCCATTTATGGTGACATTAAGTTAAGTACTGAAGGAGCTTAATTAGAAATTCTTGAtcccaaaaacaaaatatacattgaaaaagaaaggaaacaaattaaGCATACTACTATAGTGTTAGCTTGGAGAATTGGAGAAGTTGATTATTTTGTCCCTAGTACCGTAAGAGTTTGCTTTTGCATGCAATGACAAAACTCTTAAATTCTCGCCATTACTCTTATCCAAACCAAGAATGCTGCTGTATAGACAAAAGCCTAGGTTTCGCACTTTCTAATCAATTCAGATTGCTCGAGAATTCTtcgtttttgttgtgttttgtgcaAATAATGCTCACGTGCTCTCAGGCATGTCACACGAGCGAATAACATCATAAGTTTTTTAATGTCATATGTTTAGTGTAGACAGAGATTTTGGATTTCAAAGTATCTGCATAATAGTGGCTAAAAGTAATTTAGATGATGAGGGTAAACCACTcttcaaaatttatcaaacatgtTGCAACATTACTAACAATCACTTTTAATGTACAATCAAACTTTCCCAAAATCACTtctaagatttattttttcatgagtcaattaaaatttgtataaactaattataaaaaatattttaattttttcaaatttgaaattgtggTTAAAGTGATTTTTAGCTGGCACAAATCTTATCCCATCAGTTTTAGccttttatattcttttcaaatcaattaatgTTTTAGACACTCTCTAATtaaattcatcaaataattttgatttaaataatgaataaaaagtagtagtttatttaaaaactgaaaacataaattatattatatttgttgaaaaagaaaaaaaaaataaaatagtgattgAATGAGGAGTGGGGAAAGTGTTAAAAATTGGTAAGTAAgattaatgtatataaataataagaagaaaGGGTGAGAGAGGGCTGGAGTTGGTTTCCACGTGGAGAAGGTGCAGAGAAGAGaagcagaaagagaaagagaagaaaaagaaggttaACGTATATGTGATGATTTGTTTCGCAGAGCTTCTTCTGCTGTATGTAACGTTCCTTCTCTTAAGCGAGCCATCGCAATCTCTCTCTCCAATGCCCTTTTCTTTCTGCAacctcttcctctttttctccaCTCTCTTCCTTTaactccctcttcttctttctcaccTCATTTCTCTCGCAAACGCCATCAACAACCTTCCTCTTCAACCACAATCACAACCACCAAACCACCCATGATGTCCAGAATGAACACCGTTGGATGGATGGAGGAACGTGAAGACGACAACAACTCTGCTTCTTGGCCAAGAAACAAGCCCACCAACGCCATCATCGCCACCGACACGACGCCCACAACAAAGCCACCAACAACAGCAGCTGCTTTCGTAGAAAACAACACTACCCGCGACGACTTAGCTTCTCTCTGCGCCTTCAAGCCCATGCTGGAGCTGGACGACGAATGGTACATCagcaaccaccaccaccaccataacaGCCACCACCCCCAAGACATGACCTTCTCCCCCACCTTCCCCGACTCCGACAACCTCCTCCTCCCCGCCGTCGACTCCTCCTCCTCCTGCTCCCCCTCCTCCTCCGTCTTTACTAACCTCGACCCTTCCTCCTCCCACCTCCACTACTTCCTCCCTCCCAAACCCCCCACTCTATCGTCCCTCATCAACCCCTTCGATATCTCCTTTCTTGACCCTCAAGCTTCCTCATCCTTCCCGCTTCTTCCCTCCGCCCATTTCCCCTCCGACACGCCTCCTCAGACCGCCACCGCCTTCGCCGGCTTCCACAGCCTCGAAGACGGATCCTCCAAGCCTCTGTTTCACCAGCGCTCCAAGATTCTGCGGCCCCTGGAGTCCCTGCCCCCCTCCGGGGCGCCACCCACCCTCTTTCAGAAGAGGGCGGCGCTCAGGAAGAACATGTCTGCCGGTGAAGGGAGtgaaaagaagaggaaggagaGGGAGGAGGTGGTGGAGGATGTGAGTTTTGATGGGTCTGGGTTGAACTATGATTCCGATGATTTGACTGAGATTAATAACAACAGT
This sequence is a window from Vigna radiata var. radiata cultivar VC1973A unplaced genomic scaffold, Vradiata_ver6 scaffold_185, whole genome shotgun sequence. Protein-coding genes within it:
- the LOC106778861 gene encoding transcription factor SCREAM2 — encoded protein: MMSRMNTVGWMEEREDDNNSASWPRNKPTNAIIATDTTPTTKPPTTAAAFVENNTTRDDLASLCAFKPMLELDDEWYISNHHHHHNSHHPQDMTFSPTFPDSDNLLLPAVDSSSSCSPSSSVFTNLDPSSSHLHYFLPPKPPTLSSLINPFDISFLDPQASSSFPLLPSAHFPSDTPPQTATAFAGFHSLEDGSSKPLFHQRSKILRPLESLPPSGAPPTLFQKRAALRKNMSAGEGSEKKRKEREEVVEDVSFDGSGLNYDSDDLTEINNNSGRVDEGSAKNGGNSSNANSSVTGLDQKGKKKGMPAKNLMAERRRRKKLNDRLYMLRSVVPKISKMDRASILGDAIEYLKELLQRINDLHNELESTPPGSSLTPSSNFHPLTPTPPTLPSRIKEELCPSSLPSPNAQPARVEVRLREGRAVNIHMFCARKPGLLLSTMRAMDNLGLDIQQAVISCFNGFAMDIFRAEQCKEGQDVHPEQIKAVLLDSAGYSGMM